TGGGGTAGATCAATAAAGGGtcgctggagatggaccaagtgaatttgaggtcacagtgaaagttagcagcaaagtgaattaagtcgatgagctcatcatggccGCATGAGGCAGCACCAGTATAGTCACGAATGTAGAGGTGGAGAGTTGAGGGACCTTGTCAGTGTTGGCTAGCAGCATGGATTGTTCCTCAAGACCAAAAAAAAAGAGGCAGGCATatctgggacccatgcaggtacccatgggcACTCCTTTGACTTGGAAAGGGTACCTGAAGTTGACTGCCTatcactttccatggatgctgcataacctgctgaccTCTTCCAGCACCTCTGTGCACTGCCTTTCTTCTGTAGTTTTTTGCTTATCTTGTGTTTCAATCCTATGATTCACCATTCTTCTCAAAGGCTTTTGTTTCAGAAAAAGTATATCAAACTATTCTTGCTATTTCCTTGCAGGTATATGATATACCACCCACTTCTTGCAAGGAGGCATGTGGCAGTCATGACAGAGAAGCTACGTATGATTTCCCACCACCAATGAGGCATTTCACAGATCCTCTTATTAGTCATAAGTCCGAGAGATTATATGATATCCCTCCAACTACTGTAAAGCAACCTTTAAAACTGCAAGCAGTCCTCCCAGGAACTGGGATCAGCTCACTGAAACAGTCTATTTATGATGTGCCACCGACAGTGGTTAATTCAGAGTTGGTTTCACAAAGATTGTGCGTTTATGATATTCCACCAACCAATCAACAGAGCTCACAGAGGGGCACCTATGATATCCCTCGAGGTATGCAAGACTTTGATCAATCTGCACCAACAGCAGAGAGCGTTGTCTACGACATACCCCCACAGGTTTTACAGGATGTTAAGGGGGTGCAGGATGCGACTGATGGAATGAATCGCTTGTCGTTCTCCAGCACAGGTAGCACACGTAGTAATATGTCTACATCTTCAACAACATCCAAGGAGTCTTCCATTTCAGCATCGCCAATTCCAGAGAAGAAAGTTCTGATGGACCCAGACTCTGCCTTTGAGAGACTGACTCAGCTGCAACATGGTGTTGAGGTGGCAATAAAGGGACTCCTGGCTTTTGTCATCTCTGACTGGCGATCTTATGAACTAATGGGAAAAAATCTCAATGAGATCCATGCCAGCGTTGACAAAGTCAAACACTCACTTCTTGGCTTTCTTGGATTTGCCCAAAGTGCCATTGCAAATGCATCACGTTTATCAGATACCAGTCTTCACCACAAGTTGAAAAGGCAACTGCAGCGTTTGGATGATTCCTACCAGATCCTAGTCCAGACCAGCCAGACGTTGGATAATAACAACTGGTCCTTGAACATCCTGGTGGTGAACAGGTCTCACAACAAATGTGATGACTTGGACCGTTTCATCATGGTGACACAGATGGTCCCAGATGATGTCAAGCAGTTAGCATCCTCAATCAGCACAAATGCAGAATTCTTATTCAAGCCGGGGGTTGGTATTACCAACCTTGAGACTGTTCACGAAGTAAGCCAAGGGACTGATGACAAAGCTACGACAAATTGTGGGCAGCCCCATTCACAAACAGAGAAGACATTGATTCAGATAAGGTCACTGCACAGCCCTCCGCAGTTGGATCCCCAAGACCACTTGAAAAATAAAGAGCTATTTGATAAAAGTTGGATGGAAGATTATGATTATGTCCATTTACAGGTTTGCAATAAATTTTAGCTTTTGAACTCAACTTCCCCTTTCCCTTTTGTTTGAAATATGTTAAGGAATTTGAATCTCATAAGCATGCTGAAAATTATCAATGGCAAAATTCTATGCAAAGTTAGAAGCAAGCATTTTCTGGCAGTGTATTATTAATGTATATAATACAGAAACGTGCAGGAAAAACTCAGTAGATCACATAGCatacataggaagtaaagggaaccAGCATATCTGCCccgggcctgctgagtttctccagcgcatttgggtattgcacttgaccctagCATCTGCATATGTTCTTTTTTAATTGAATGTTAGTGTATATTTATtgtaatgctttgagaggctggtatgGCTTTAACAGAAATGTGACTGAATCCTCAAGCCTACAAACGGGTCCGATCCTTCATAGAGTCCATGCCAGCCATCAAGCATACACTCAAACTAACCCTACATTTAATTCCATTTCAATCAGCctccccatattcccatcaactcttttcagattctaccacttaccCTCGCTCAAGAGATAAttaacagtggccaattaacctaccaacttggatgtctttggaacatgagagGAGACTGGAGGACCCAGAGGGAAAGCTTGTCAACTctattcaggcagcatctgtggtcaggatggaacctgggtcactggtgatgTGAGGCAGAAGCTCTGACAGATGTGCCAGTACAATGAACACTTTCCTTTGAGTTGCAGTATAATGGGAATATCTTATTGAATCAGGAGACTTGATGCAGAATTTCCACCTTCAGTAGATGAAAAATTGCTGATTGTTAGTTTTCTCTGGACCACTTCTATACCACATGTTTCACAAGTTCCAAGAAGATATTTTTGAGGGGAGGAGTAGTTTCATAAAAACACTTGCAATTTTTTCATGTCAAATAcgtttgtatttttatttttaaatattaaagggAAAAGATGAATTTGAACGTCAGCAAAGAGAGCTTCTggagaaagaaaatataattAAACAGAATAAAGTGCATCTGGAACAACATCAGGTATGTTTTCTGTCAGTAATCCAGAAGATGGGCTCAACAAGAGTTGTGAAGTTGATCACATTTGTAACAATTACTCTGCCATTTTAAGTTTGAACTATGTATATGTTGGATGGTTAAAATGCCAAATATATAAACTTCTGGTCAAGTAATACTGGGCATCCAAACTTTAGCTTTCTATTGTTTGTTCTACATTAATTTAAATACACAAGTTATTTAGGAAGGGATTCCTACCCCAGGTAAAATACACTCTCCTCCTCGCACCACCCCAACCAAACATTGTTCAAAAGTTGGAGacacacaagagattgcagatgctagaatctgcagCTTGAAACAGTctgttgaaggaactcagtgggttgaacagCATCCTTCTgaatgaagggttccaacctgaaactGCGACCACTTTTATCCCACTGACGCTGCTCGACCAAATGAGTTCATTCAACAGATTGTTTTTAACTCAAATATTGGGGTTGTAAATCTGATTCAATCTTGAATCTCTATGCTTTCCTTTAAATTTCAGTGTTGTTTTGGTTTGAGAGAGGCTCAATCTGAATAAATTTTACCAATTAAATTCTAATGTAAGAGCTTGAGGCACAGGGCAGGCATGCACACAccagcccaatttgtccatgccatCCATTTGTCTTCATTTGATCTATATCCTTCAAGCCTTTACCATTCATAAATTTGCctgaatgtcttttgaacattctaTTTGTACCCGCTTAATCTTGGGTAAAAGACTGTGACTGTTAATTTTATCCATCCCCCTCAGACTTTATAAACTTCTCTAAGGTCACCCCCTACGCCAGCCTCTTACGTTTTAGGATACAAAAACCCAGCCAGTCTCACCTTTCCCAATATCTCAAGCCCTCTGGCCCTGGCAAGAGCTGGTGAGTCTCCTATGCACCTCTTCcaatttatctctctctctgtttatatgtgtatatatacacaaataTGCACTTGTATGTATATTCTAATATAATTGTTTTATTATTCTGTTTTAGTTAAACCAGTTCCAGGAACTGGAGAAAGAAGTCTCAAAACCAGTAGAGAATGACCTCTCTAAATGGAAAGCACCACATCACATTCCCCAGAACAGCAGTCTCAGCTCTCAAGACAAACAGCTGCTTTTCTTCTACTCTGAACAGTG
The Narcine bancroftii isolate sNarBan1 chromosome 1, sNarBan1.hap1, whole genome shotgun sequence genome window above contains:
- the nedd9 gene encoding enhancer of filamentation 1 isoform X3 yields the protein MKRKNHMAKALYDNVPESAEELSFRKGDILMVIEQNTGGLEGWWLCSLHGRQGIAPGNRLKLLVGPIYDSSLNEPSVEMQHSQGAYQVPTSLQSSTSCGSPFRDPIYQVPPSYASQSIYQVPSTMSSLAPQGHETYHVPPSIQRSAWGAEGVPATSKVMTPVRCGQGYIYDSPARQHQKVYDIPATRQQGKGPIHQAQSEDFRARGLYAIPPSLGKENKSVYDIPPTSCKEACGSHDREATYDFPPPMRHFTDPLISHKSERLYDIPPTTVKQPLKLQAVLPGTGISSLKQSIYDVPPTVVNSELVSQRLCVYDIPPTNQQSSQRGTYDIPRGMQDFDQSAPTAESVVYDIPPQVLQDVKGVQDATDGMNRLSFSSTGSTRSNMSTSSTTSKESSISASPIPEKKVLMDPDSAFERLTQLQHGVEVAIKGLLAFVISDWRSYELMGKNLNEIHASVDKVKHSLLGFLGFAQSAIANASRLSDTSLHHKLKRQLQRLDDSYQILVQTSQTLDNNNWSLNILVVNRSHNKCDDLDRFIMVTQMVPDDVKQLASSISTNAEFLFKPGVGITNLETVHEVSQGTDDKATTNCGQPHSQTEKTLIQIRSLHSPPQLDPQDHLKNKELFDKSWMEDYDYVHLQGKDEFERQQRELLEKENIIKQNKVHLEQHQLNQFQELEKEVSKPVENDLSKWKAPHHIPQNSSLSSQDKQLLFFYSEQCETHFVTLLNAIDAFFSSISGGQPPRIFVAHSKFIILSAHKLVFIGDTLSRQAMAQDVRNKVLNYSNLLCELLKRIVMATKTAALQYPSTAAVQEMVDKVTELSFHSHQFKVLLLHLSSL
- the nedd9 gene encoding enhancer of filamentation 1 isoform X2; this encodes MAKALYDNVPESAEELSFRKGDILMVIEQNTGGLEGWWLCSLHGRQGIAPGNRLKLLVGPIYDSSLNEPSVEMQHSQGAYQVPTSLQSSTSCGSPFRDPIYQVPPSYASQSIYQVPSTMSSLAPQGHETYHVPPSIQRSAWGAEGVPATSKVMTPVRCGQGYIYDSPARQHQKVYDIPATRQQGLYDIPPSMQKGPIHQAQSEDFRARGLYAIPPSLGKENKSVYDIPPTSCKEACGSHDREATYDFPPPMRHFTDPLISHKSERLYDIPPTTVKQPLKLQAVLPGTGISSLKQSIYDVPPTVVNSELVSQRLCVYDIPPTNQQSSQRGTYDIPRGMQDFDQSAPTAESVVYDIPPQVLQDVKGVQDATDGMNRLSFSSTGSTRSNMSTSSTTSKESSISASPIPEKKVLMDPDSAFERLTQLQHGVEVAIKGLLAFVISDWRSYELMGKNLNEIHASVDKVKHSLLGFLGFAQSAIANASRLSDTSLHHKLKRQLQRLDDSYQILVQTSQTLDNNNWSLNILVVNRSHNKCDDLDRFIMVTQMVPDDVKQLASSISTNAEFLFKPGVGITNLETVHEVSQGTDDKATTNCGQPHSQTEKTLIQIRSLHSPPQLDPQDHLKNKELFDKSWMEDYDYVHLQGKDEFERQQRELLEKENIIKQNKVHLEQHQLNQFQELEKEVSKPVENDLSKWKAPHHIPQNSSLSSQDKQLLFFYSEQCETHFVTLLNAIDAFFSSISGGQPPRIFVAHSKFIILSAHKLVFIGDTLSRQAMAQDVRNKVLNYSNLLCELLKRIVMATKTAALQYPSTAAVQEMVDKVTELSFHSHQFKVLLLHLSSL
- the nedd9 gene encoding enhancer of filamentation 1 isoform X1; translation: MKRKNHMAKALYDNVPESAEELSFRKGDILMVIEQNTGGLEGWWLCSLHGRQGIAPGNRLKLLVGPIYDSSLNEPSVEMQHSQGAYQVPTSLQSSTSCGSPFRDPIYQVPPSYASQSIYQVPSTMSSLAPQGHETYHVPPSIQRSAWGAEGVPATSKVMTPVRCGQGYIYDSPARQHQKVYDIPATRQQGLYDIPPSMQKGPIHQAQSEDFRARGLYAIPPSLGKENKSVYDIPPTSCKEACGSHDREATYDFPPPMRHFTDPLISHKSERLYDIPPTTVKQPLKLQAVLPGTGISSLKQSIYDVPPTVVNSELVSQRLCVYDIPPTNQQSSQRGTYDIPRGMQDFDQSAPTAESVVYDIPPQVLQDVKGVQDATDGMNRLSFSSTGSTRSNMSTSSTTSKESSISASPIPEKKVLMDPDSAFERLTQLQHGVEVAIKGLLAFVISDWRSYELMGKNLNEIHASVDKVKHSLLGFLGFAQSAIANASRLSDTSLHHKLKRQLQRLDDSYQILVQTSQTLDNNNWSLNILVVNRSHNKCDDLDRFIMVTQMVPDDVKQLASSISTNAEFLFKPGVGITNLETVHEVSQGTDDKATTNCGQPHSQTEKTLIQIRSLHSPPQLDPQDHLKNKELFDKSWMEDYDYVHLQGKDEFERQQRELLEKENIIKQNKVHLEQHQLNQFQELEKEVSKPVENDLSKWKAPHHIPQNSSLSSQDKQLLFFYSEQCETHFVTLLNAIDAFFSSISGGQPPRIFVAHSKFIILSAHKLVFIGDTLSRQAMAQDVRNKVLNYSNLLCELLKRIVMATKTAALQYPSTAAVQEMVDKVTELSFHSHQFKVLLLHLSSL